The genomic stretch TGCTGTAGCCTCGCCGATACCGCTTGATGCGCCTGTAATGATGACAACTTTACCTTGGACATTTTCACTCATAATTAAATTGCTCCTCTCAGGTTACCATTCTTCTTATCTATAACCTATTTACCAATCCCGAAACATAAAAAGAGCCTCCTAAAGGAGACTCTTGGATATTAATCGTCATCACCATCATCCGTTTCTCTTTCTGTATACGTTACTTCACCTGTTTCGGCATCAACTGTTACTTCAATTTCTTCTTTGCCGTTACGAAGCTCAACATCATATTCTAATTTCCCATCATCTTCATCAAGGCTGATCTCAGTTAGTGCAGCGCCTTTCTCTTGAGCAAGAGCTGTTTCTGCCGCAGTTTTAAGGTCGACTTTTGGCTGTGGCGCTTGATTATTGTCATCGTCATCATCATCGTCATCTTTCCTTGAATCCACAGTGCCGTCATCAGCATTTACATGAAGGTCGTATTCGTTTTTGTCATCATTTACATCAACCTCATAATAAGCATTTCCATTCCGAGATTCGAGTTCAACACTTGTAACAGTGCCAGCTTGCTCCTTGCTAGCGTTATCGATTGCTTGATTCAGATTTACTTTTGTATCAGTCGGTACGTTGTCATCGGCACTTACGTGATGATAGCCAAACCCTAATCCTGCTGCCAATACCACTGCTAAACCGCTTGCTGCTAAATTTTTCTTTTTCATTTCATCCATCTCCTTGTTTGTTGTTATGGTTCTACTATATCCGAAGCTTCTGAGAGCAGTATGAAGCGAAAATTAGAAAACACTGAGAAAAGAAGAAGACCTTTCACAGACTAATTGTTTCATCTTGCGCATAACGGGAAAAGTTTCTAAGTCGAGACAAATCCTAAGGAGGCGTTAACGTGAAACAGCAGTTTGATTTACTTTATATAAATGGTGAATGGCGTAAAGGGAATAGCGACAAGACTTTTGAAAATGTGAATCCTTACAATGGAGAGACGCTGCTTACAATTCAAGGTGCAAATGAAGAAGATGTAGATGAAGCTTACCAGGCAGCTGCCCAAGCGCAGAAGGAGTGGGCAGAGCAACCGCCGCAAGTGAAGCGAGGTTTAATTGAGAAGGCAATTCAAATTATGGAAGAAGAGAAAGAACTGTATATTGAATGGCTTATCAAGGAAGCGGGCAGTACGTACCGGAAGGCTGTCGGTGAATTAACAACTGCAATCAATTTTATGAAAGAAGCGGCCTCTTATCCAAACCGGATGAAAGGGGAAGTATTTTTATCTCACGTTCCTGGTAAAGTCAACAAAGTGTATCAAGAGCCGCTTGGTGTAGTCGGCGTAATCAGTCCTTGGAACTTTCCGCTGCATTTAACGATGCGCTCTGTGGCGGCAGCATTAGCAACGGGGAATAGTGTTGTTATTAAACCATCTAAAGATACAACTGTAACAGCGGGATCATTAGTTGCGGCTGTATTTGAAGAGGCAGGGGCGCCGAAAGGGTTAATCAATTTAGTGAGTGGTAAAAGCTCCGAAATTGGTGATGCCTTCGTGAAACATCCAATCCCAAGAATGATTTCCTTTACAGGTTCTACGGGAGTTGGGAAGCATATCGCGGCACTTGCGGCAGGTGAATTGAAAAGTACAGCATTAGAGCTGGGCGGCAATAACGTCCTCATCGTAATGGAAGACAGCAATATGGACGCAGCAGTTGAATCCGCTGTTTACGGAAAGTTTTATCATCAAGGGCAGGTTTGTATCGCTCTGAATCGTATATTAGTCCAATCTTCAATAGCAGAAGAGTTCACGAGCAAGTTCGTTGAAAAAGTGAAGCAACTGCGATACGGTGATCCTGCAGATGAAAACACCCAAGTAGGTCCAATCATAAACGAGCAGCAAGTGGACAGCATAAAAGAGCAGCTGCAGCGTGCAATTGATGCCGGAGCAAATGTTCTGACCGGCGGTAATTGGAATGGCAATGTCTTAGAGCCTACTGTCGTCAATAAAGTGGACAATCAATCTCCGCTCGCAGCAGAAGAGATATTCGGACCAATTGCCCCAATTATTACGTTCGAAACAGAAGACGACGCAGTAGCGATGGCTAATGCGCATCCGTACGGTCTTTCTGGTGCGGTACACTCCACAGTCGGTCATGGGGAACAGATTGCGCGCCGGATTGAAACAGGTATGATTCACGTGAACGATCAAAGCATCAATGATGAACCGCAAGCTCCTTTTGGCGGTGTGAAGCAGTCTGGTCTCGGACGTTTTAACGGCAAATGGGCACTAGAAGAATTCACGGAGACCAAATGGATTGGTGTACAAAATGAACGTACAGATTATGACAGCTTTTTAAAATAATACAGAAATGAGGGATTCGCATGAGTAAGGTATTTATTATTGGAGCAAACGGTAAAGTAGGTAAAAATCTAGTTAATGTATTGAATGAGAAGAAAGAGCACGAAGTCTCCGTTGGTTTGCGTAAAAAAGAGCAATTTGAATACTTTGAAGAAAAAGGCGTAAAACCTGTTCTTTTAAACTTAGAAGATAACCTAGACGCGATTACAGACGCGATTAGTGATTCTGATGTTGTTGTATTTACAGCTGGTTCTGGCGGCAGCACAGGTCCGGATAAAACATTAACAATTGACTTGGATGGGGCGGCTAAATCCGTGCAAGCTGCTGAGAAAATCGGAGCAAAACAATTTATCATGGTCAGTGCAATTCATGCCGATGCACCTGAACACTGGACAGAAGATATGAAGCCTTATTATATTGCGAAACATTACGCAGACAATATCATTCAAGCGAGCAAGCTGAACTACACGATTCTTCGTCCGGGCGGTTTATCTGATGAAGCAGGAACAGGGAAAGTAACAACTGACCCATCAGACTTCAAGACAACAATGATTCCGCGCGAAGATGTAGCACGCGCGATTGAAGCAGCTATCGGCAATGAGAACGCAGAAGGTAAGGTTGTTTCCTTGTTGGCTGGAGATACACCAGTTGAAGAAATTTACGAAGCACTATAATTGAAAGGATCGCTAATTTAGCGGTCCTTTTTGATTTGGATAAGATTGTATTTTTTTACGGTGTGATTTAAAGTTAATACATGAGTTGGATTAGATTGAAATCACGAGATGGATAAGATACTACAATAATCTGAGCAAAGATATCTTTGGGTAGTGGGGCGGTTAGCGGTGAAAAAGCACATAGAAAGAAGACTAGCGTATTTGTACTCGGGTGAGTTAGCTTCAGTCATTTTATTTCTTCCAGTAAGCGGGCTTATTAATATGGCATATCCGCACTTAAAGCTGTACGCTCTTTTTTCATTTTGGACATCATTCATCTTATTAGAGGTTCTGTTAATACAAGGGACTTTGTATTGGTATAGCAAGCTTAAAAGACTCCGAAAAGAATATACTACAGTAACACCCGCTAATTTGGTTAGACAGTTAGCCCGCCTAAAAAAACTGAATGTAATTCTTATTATTATCTGTCTGACAGCCTTTATCTATGATTACTTCTCTTGGAATCCTAACTGGCCTAATGGCGGATTGCTAGTATCTGTTTTTATCTTTGTATTTGCCGTGTTAGAGTACATAAACTACTTTCATACGCAGCTATCGTATGACAATGCAGCTGATTTGAGGTATTTATTTCAACGGAAAGTGCTGAAGCCAGCGTGTATAAAACGAGATATCAATCGATTACATAATAACAAAAACAAGAACCTCGCTTAAGTGAGGTTCTTGTTTTGTGTAACTGCTATGCGGACTTTACCAAAGCTCAGATAGCAATGTATAGCTCTTTCTGCGTTTCTCTTGATCGTGGATATCCGATGTAACAATAAGTTCATCAAACTGTGTTTTCGCATGGAAAGCTTCCAGTTCATTCGCAACTTTCTCTTTATCTCCGACGAAGGAGTAAGTCAGTGTGTTGGTGACATGAAGTTTTTCCTGCTCGTTCCAGATATGATCCATGCTTTCAACAGGTGCTGTGGATGCACCGGAACGGCCGCGAATGATGCTGAGGAATTTCTGTTTCAATGTTGTTGATAGAAATTCAGCTTCTTCATTCGTATCTGCTACAACAGCATTTACTGTTACCATTGCATACGGTTTATCCAAGTATGCAGATGGCTGGAATCGCTCGCGGTAAAGTCGAAGTGCATTATGCAACTCGCCGGGTGCAAAGTGACTTGCGAATGCGAAAGGCAATCCGAGCATGGCAGCAAGCTGTGCGCTAAATGTACTGGAGCCTAGTAGATAGACAGGTACATGCGTGCCGTGACCAGGGTGTGCTTTGATTGGCAGATTGTCGTCACCAAGGTATTGGAGCAGCTCTTGCACATCTTCCGGGAATTTTTCTGCACTTGTATGTGCATCACGACGTAAAGCGCGGCTTGTCATAAAGTCTGTGCCAGGTGCGCGGCCAAGGCCAAGGTCGATACGATCTGAATACATTGTTGCCAACGTTCCGAATTGCTCCGCTACAACGAGCGGCGCATGGTTTGGCAGCATCACACCGCCGGAGCCAACGCGGATTGTGGAGCTATGACTGGCAAGGTAGCCAATCAATACGGCAGTAGCGGAGCTTGCGATTGTCGGCATGTTGTGGTGCTCGGCGACCCAATAACGTTTGTAGTCCAATTTTTCCGTATGCTGAATGAGCTGTTTACTGTGTTCAAAGGCTTCTTTTGGTGTTTGGCTATCTGGTACAGGTGATAAGTCCAAAACCGATAAAGGTGTTCTGGTCATCATGTATTCTTCCTCTCTGGAACTTCTTATTTATAATCGAATCCGTTCTGTTTCAGAACATCCGTTACTTTTCCATAATCTTTATAACGCTCAGCGTAAAAGGCTGCTACACGTTCTGACCAAGGATGCGGTTTTGTTTCGCCAGTCCGAGCCTTGATGGCTTCTTGCTGTTTTTGGTCCATTTCTTCCACAGCTTGCTGCTGATTGTGTGTGTATGTTTCTTTATGATAAAAAGCATCGAGCGGAATGCGCGGGCTTTGCGGCGGCAGCGGATCTGCTGGGTGGCCGATTGCTAATCCAGATACCGGGAATGCAAGTTCCGGCAGCTCAAGCAGTTCGGAAATTTCAGCAGGGCTTCGTCGAACACCACCAATTGGCACGGTTCCAAGTTCCATTGATTCGGCAGCAGCAACAGCTGTACCAAGTGCGATGCCAACATCTGCAGCACCAACCATTACCGCTTCGATATTCTCCATGACTTCAAGCTTCTTGCCGTGCATGTCAGCTGCGTGTTTATTACGGCTGTAGTCCATACAAAATACTAAAAATGCAGCTGCATCATCGATGTGCTTCTGGTTGCCGGAAAGTTCTGCGAGCTTGCGCTTTCTTTCCTCATCTGTCACAACAACAACTGATACTTGCTGGCCATTGATCCAGTTTGGAGCTTGCATTGCCGCTCTCATAATGGCATCAAGCTGTTCTTGTGTTAATTTTTTATTTGTAAAGGTTCGTACAGAACGATGCTGGTGTAATTGATTGATTATATCGCTCATAATAGCCTCCTATTCTCATGTGAAATACATGCGCTACAGATTATTATACGTAGGTGAAAGAAAGGAAAGCAAAGAAACAGCTTATAAACAGACAGCACGAGCGCTAAGCTCGTGCTGTCTGTTTTAATCTTTGTTCAATGTCAACACTGTCTCAGCAGTTTCATTTAAAACATGAATCTGCTGTTCAGGTGTTTGCGGGTAATAATAGCCATGTTCCATCATATAGCTGAAAACACGCTCATGCTGCTCAATATGTGCATGCAGCTTCCGTTTTAAATCGCTGCGCAGCTGTTCATTTGCCGTTTCGTTTATTGCCTTCGCGGTATTGATAATAGCAGTCTTCACTGTGACTAATAAATCTGTCACGATCACTTGGTCTGTAACTTCTCGAGCAGATCCGAATATTTCGGTAAGCTTATCCATGCTGCTCCTCCTGATTCAGAAAGCGCTGCAGCATATGAATGTGACGCTTGTCGGCATCTGCTTGCACTTGCAGCAAGTGCTTCAAGCCATCATCTTTGGCCAAAAATCGCATGCCGGATGACTTTGTCAGCGATAAACAAGCTGTATTCAATAACTCCATCGCCTCCATCGTTTCGTGGATACCGGATTGATGCACAGAAACGCCTCCTTTTCTGATATTTTGTGAGAAACAGGCAGCTTTATACATACATAAATTCGCTCTCCAAGGAGAAGCTGAAAGAAGATAAGGGGGCAGAAATATGACCGATAATCAGCATTTAGCACCGCATGAAACAATGGAAGTGCATGAGCTGCTTAACTTCAAAACAACTTCTGTTATGAAATCAAAATTCCTGCAAGGTGTCGTCTTTGATCAGAAAATTAAACAGTTAATGGAGAAAGATGTGGAAACTTCTGTGCGTCAAATTCGTGATCTGGAGGAGTTGTATGCCAAGTCAATGCTTGTGAAGGAGGGTGAAGCGGATGCATGATTACCTAGATCCGGAAAACGCCAAAGGTATGCCCGACTTAATGGATTCGGCCATTTGTACAGAAATGCTTATCACCGCCAAGTCAGCAGTAAATAACTATGCGATTGCGATTACCGAGGCGGTGCATCCAGGGCTAAGACAAACATTGGTGCGCCATCTTGACGAAGCAATCGAGATGCAGGGGGCAATTTCTGCCTTGATGGCTCAGCACAATTGGCTGTTTCCTGCTGACCCGAAAGCACAGTATCCATTTGACCGAAAAGCTGCTAATACAGCAATTGACGTTGTCAGTATGGACTTATTTCCATATGATACAGACCGCTTAGGTATGTTCGCCACACCGACCAATACCGAATCGAAGGAGAATCAGAAATGAAGGCAGTCACGTATCAAGGGATAAAGGATATTCGGGTAAAAGAGGTAAAAGCACCAACAATAAAAAAGCCGGATGACATTATTATCAAGCTGACAGCCTCTGCCATTTGCGGCTCGGATCTGCATTTGCTGCATGGCATGATGCCGAACTTGCCTGAAAACTATATTATTGGACATGAGCCAATGGGAATTGTTGAGGAAATAGGGCCGGAAGTGACCAAGGTGAAAAAAGGAGATCGTGTTGTTATTCCATTTAACGTCAGCTGCGGCGAATGCTTCTTTTGTGAGCATCATTTAGAAAGTCAATGCGATAACAGCAACCCGAACGGCCAAATGGGGGCTTACTTCGGGTATTCAGATAATGCAGGCGGTTATCCTGGAGGGCAGGCAGAATACATGCGCGTGCCTTATGGGAATTTTGTTCCTTTCAAAATACCAGAAAGCTCAGAAGTAGCGGATGAGCAGCTTATTTTATTAGCAGATGCGGGTTCTACTGCATTTTGGTCGGTTGATAATGGAGGCGTGAAGCCAGGCGATACAGTTATTATACTGGGCTGCGGACCGGTCGGCTTGCTGGCGCAGAAGTTTGCTTGGCTGAAAGGCGCCAAACGCGTCATAGCGGTTGATTATATCGATTATCGACTGCAGCATGCGAAACGCACCAATAATGTGGAAGTAGTCAATTTCGAGCAGCATGAGAATACAGGTGAATATTTGAAAGAAATTACGAAGGGCGGCGCAGATGTTGTGATCGATGCTGTCGGTATGGACGGCAAAATGACACCGATGGAATTTATCGGGACGGGGCTAAAGCTTCAAGGCGGTGCACTCAGCGCCTTTGTTATGGCAGCCCAATGTGTCCGTAAAGGCGGCACCATCCAAGTGACAGGAGCATACGGCGGCCGGTATAATGCTTTTCCGTTCGGTGATATATTCCAGCGCAACGTAACAATTAAAACCGGACAAGCGCCAGTTATTCACACCATGTCGTATTTGCACGGTTTGATGCAGGATCGAAAAGTTGATTTGAGTGATATTGTGACACATATTCTGCCGCTGGATCAAGCGAAGGAAGGTTATGAGAAATTTGATACGAAGACGGATGGTTGTATTAAAGTTATTTTAAAGCCATAAAAGCACCCGGCGGGGTGCTTTTATTATACCAATTTATCAACCCACAGCTTCCGAAAATTCGGGTGTCCGAAACCTGTCAGCTCCAAATCCTGCAGGAAGGCAGTGTGAGTTCTTTCCTTGATAGGATGGTTTTGAAAGATGATAAGTCTCTCAGTGTGTATGTAGCGTTCAATGGTATCAGCAATGTTGCTCCGCTCTTCTCGGGTTGCACAGTCTTGGTAGTCGCTTAGATACTGATCAATCTTCTTCAAGTGCGAGGGACTAAAATACGTACGGAACAGCAGGGCTTCATTTTTGAAGGCGCCGATAAAGGAAAGCTCCCGATCGTTATTGGCGATTTCACCTAGAAAGGCCATATCAAAGGCTAGCATTTTCTGCTTGTCATAGATGCTGTCCAAGTCATATTCGGCGAGCTCTAGTGTGATGCCATATTTGGCGGCTTCTTTTACCAGCCATCTAGCCGGAATGCCGGCTGACTTGTGGCGGATTACACCTACGGTTAGCCGTTCGCCTTGATAAGCCGATTTAGCTAATGCTTCTTGAAGCTTTTGTTTACTTTTAACAGGTGTAACTGACTTTTCAGGAAAGAAGCTGCTGGCGTGTTTTAGTTTGCCGAACAATGGCTCCAACTGCAGGTCATCAAAAATCTGCTGTATATCCAACAAGTGATACATTGCTTCTCGGAAATACCGATCTTGCACAATCGTGTCACGATAAAAGTTAAAGGCGAGGAAGTGAAATCCTTGTCCTACTTCATAGTGAGATTGCGTCGGACCTTTTTGGTTGGGTAAGCTGTAATTTACTGTCTTCTCACCTGGTTTGATGCGCCACATTTCTACCCGATCGAGGAAAGGGCGCATGTGGAAATATGAAGGAAAAACCTCCAGTACAAGCAGCTTATCTGTCCGCTCCTTCAATTGATAAGGGCCGGTTGCAACCCAGTCGTATTCATTGAATGGCACATCATGCGGCAGGATGGCCATGCTTACACTTGCCACGTATCGGAGAAAGAATGGATTGGGCTTTGCTAATCGGAATCGGATAATATAAGGATCTAACACTTCCGTTTGCAGAATATCCCGAACGAGCCAAAAAAAAGG from Terribacillus sp. DMT04 encodes the following:
- a CDS encoding ABC transporter substrate-binding protein, which translates into the protein MDISYYLLRAQLFEQEQQGSVSCTLQEVETIWQCTKRHVIRKLKKLEDNGQLSYQPGRGRGNKSILTFLSDFRQDVETCLRYCIQENKPHILFQLLQLPIPRHWYTHITELEQLFGYQQHEGQDTLRTVFNRQITTLDPCASSITFESHLIEQLSDTLVMYDQETDSVHSHLAHHWKTNEDYSEWTFYLRKGVLFHHMKEMTAADVTYTVNRFTEGSPFFWLVRDILQTEVLDPYIIRFRLAKPNPFFLRYVASVSMAILPHDVPFNEYDWVATGPYQLKERTDKLLVLEVFPSYFHMRPFLDRVEMWRIKPGEKTVNYSLPNQKGPTQSHYEVGQGFHFLAFNFYRDTIVQDRYFREAMYHLLDIQQIFDDLQLEPLFGKLKHASSFFPEKSVTPVKSKQKLQEALAKSAYQGERLTVGVIRHKSAGIPARWLVKEAAKYGITLELAEYDLDSIYDKQKMLAFDMAFLGEIANNDRELSFIGAFKNEALLFRTYFSPSHLKKIDQYLSDYQDCATREERSNIADTIERYIHTERLIIFQNHPIKERTHTAFLQDLELTGFGHPNFRKLWVDKLV
- a CDS encoding LLM class flavin-dependent oxidoreductase; the encoded protein is MMTRTPLSVLDLSPVPDSQTPKEAFEHSKQLIQHTEKLDYKRYWVAEHHNMPTIASSATAVLIGYLASHSSTIRVGSGGVMLPNHAPLVVAEQFGTLATMYSDRIDLGLGRAPGTDFMTSRALRRDAHTSAEKFPEDVQELLQYLGDDNLPIKAHPGHGTHVPVYLLGSSTFSAQLAAMLGLPFAFASHFAPGELHNALRLYRERFQPSAYLDKPYAMVTVNAVVADTNEEAEFLSTTLKQKFLSIIRGRSGASTAPVESMDHIWNEQEKLHVTNTLTYSFVGDKEKVANELEAFHAKTQFDELIVTSDIHDQEKRRKSYTLLSELW
- a CDS encoding aldehyde dehydrogenase family protein; this translates as MKQQFDLLYINGEWRKGNSDKTFENVNPYNGETLLTIQGANEEDVDEAYQAAAQAQKEWAEQPPQVKRGLIEKAIQIMEEEKELYIEWLIKEAGSTYRKAVGELTTAINFMKEAASYPNRMKGEVFLSHVPGKVNKVYQEPLGVVGVISPWNFPLHLTMRSVAAALATGNSVVIKPSKDTTVTAGSLVAAVFEEAGAPKGLINLVSGKSSEIGDAFVKHPIPRMISFTGSTGVGKHIAALAAGELKSTALELGGNNVLIVMEDSNMDAAVESAVYGKFYHQGQVCIALNRILVQSSIAEEFTSKFVEKVKQLRYGDPADENTQVGPIINEQQVDSIKEQLQRAIDAGANVLTGGNWNGNVLEPTVVNKVDNQSPLAAEEIFGPIAPIITFETEDDAVAMANAHPYGLSGAVHSTVGHGEQIARRIETGMIHVNDQSINDEPQAPFGGVKQSGLGRFNGKWALEEFTETKWIGVQNERTDYDSFLK
- a CDS encoding spore coat protein encodes the protein MDKLTEIFGSAREVTDQVIVTDLLVTVKTAIINTAKAINETANEQLRSDLKRKLHAHIEQHERVFSYMMEHGYYYPQTPEQQIHVLNETAETVLTLNKD
- a CDS encoding spore coat protein is translated as MHDYLDPENAKGMPDLMDSAICTEMLITAKSAVNNYAIAITEAVHPGLRQTLVRHLDEAIEMQGAISALMAQHNWLFPADPKAQYPFDRKAANTAIDVVSMDLFPYDTDRLGMFATPTNTESKENQK
- a CDS encoding SDR family oxidoreductase — its product is MSKVFIIGANGKVGKNLVNVLNEKKEHEVSVGLRKKEQFEYFEEKGVKPVLLNLEDNLDAITDAISDSDVVVFTAGSGGSTGPDKTLTIDLDGAAKSVQAAEKIGAKQFIMVSAIHADAPEHWTEDMKPYYIAKHYADNIIQASKLNYTILRPGGLSDEAGTGKVTTDPSDFKTTMIPREDVARAIEAAIGNENAEGKVVSLLAGDTPVEEIYEAL
- a CDS encoding NADPH-dependent oxidoreductase, with the translated sequence MSDIINQLHQHRSVRTFTNKKLTQEQLDAIMRAAMQAPNWINGQQVSVVVVTDEERKRKLAELSGNQKHIDDAAAFLVFCMDYSRNKHAADMHGKKLEVMENIEAVMVGAADVGIALGTAVAAAESMELGTVPIGGVRRSPAEISELLELPELAFPVSGLAIGHPADPLPPQSPRIPLDAFYHKETYTHNQQQAVEEMDQKQQEAIKARTGETKPHPWSERVAAFYAERYKDYGKVTDVLKQNGFDYK
- a CDS encoding PepSY domain-containing protein, with amino-acid sequence MKKKNLAASGLAVVLAAGLGFGYHHVSADDNVPTDTKVNLNQAIDNASKEQAGTVTSVELESRNGNAYYEVDVNDDKNEYDLHVNADDGTVDSRKDDDDDDDDNNQAPQPKVDLKTAAETALAQEKGAALTEISLDEDDGKLEYDVELRNGKEEIEVTVDAETGEVTYTERETDDGDDD
- a CDS encoding general stress protein, producing MKKHIERRLAYLYSGELASVILFLPVSGLINMAYPHLKLYALFSFWTSFILLEVLLIQGTLYWYSKLKRLRKEYTTVTPANLVRQLARLKKLNVILIIICLTAFIYDYFSWNPNWPNGGLLVSVFIFVFAVLEYINYFHTQLSYDNAADLRYLFQRKVLKPACIKRDINRLHNNKNKNLA
- a CDS encoding spore coat protein encodes the protein MTDNQHLAPHETMEVHELLNFKTTSVMKSKFLQGVVFDQKIKQLMEKDVETSVRQIRDLEELYAKSMLVKEGEADA
- a CDS encoding zinc-dependent alcohol dehydrogenase produces the protein MKAVTYQGIKDIRVKEVKAPTIKKPDDIIIKLTASAICGSDLHLLHGMMPNLPENYIIGHEPMGIVEEIGPEVTKVKKGDRVVIPFNVSCGECFFCEHHLESQCDNSNPNGQMGAYFGYSDNAGGYPGGQAEYMRVPYGNFVPFKIPESSEVADEQLILLADAGSTAFWSVDNGGVKPGDTVIILGCGPVGLLAQKFAWLKGAKRVIAVDYIDYRLQHAKRTNNVEVVNFEQHENTGEYLKEITKGGADVVIDAVGMDGKMTPMEFIGTGLKLQGGALSAFVMAAQCVRKGGTIQVTGAYGGRYNAFPFGDIFQRNVTIKTGQAPVIHTMSYLHGLMQDRKVDLSDIVTHILPLDQAKEGYEKFDTKTDGCIKVILKP